In the genome of Microbacterium paraoxydans, the window CGAAGCCCTTGTTCCAGGAGTGCACCTCCCGGAGGTCGGCGAATCCACCCTGGGTGAAGGCCCGGATGAGGTTCAGCGTCGATGCCGCGGTGTGGTAGCCCTGCAGCAGACGACCGGGGTCGGCCTGACGCGAGCCCTCGGTGAAGTCGTAGCCGTTGACGATGTCGCCACGGTACGCGGGCAGCGTCACCTCGCCGCGGGTCTCGGTGTCACTGGAGCGCGGCTTGGCGAACTGCCCGGCCATGCGCCCCATCTTGACGACCGGCATGGAGGCGCCATACGTGAGCACCACGGCCATCTGCAGCACCGTCTTGATGCGGTTGCGGATCTGCTCGGCCGTCGCCCCGGCGAAGGTCTCGGCGCAGTCGCCGCCCTGGAGGAGGAAGGCCTGCCCGGAGGCCGCCCTGGCGAGACGGTCGCGAAGGTTGTCGACCTCACCCGCGAAGACCAGCGGCGGAAGGCTCGAGATCTGCCGGGAGACGTCGGCGACGCGGTCGGCGTCTGGCCACTGCGGCTGCTGCTTGATGGGAAGCGAGCGCCAGGCATCAAGGGCTTCGATGTGGTGCGGGAGCATGCGTCCAGCCTAGTGGGCGGCGACACCGCCGAGACGCGCTCCGGAGGCTATGTGACGCGCGCCGGGAGGCGGTCCTTGACGGTCGATGCGTAGACGTCCTCGTACTCCTGCTGACCGAGCCGCTGGAGCGCCACCATGATCTCATCCGTGACGGAGCGGAGGATGTAGCGGTCGTTCTCCATGCCGGCGTAGCGGGAGAAGTCGAGCGGCTCGCCGATGACGATCCCGACCCGCATGACGCGCGGGATCCGGCGGCCGATGGGCATCGCCGTGTCGGTGTCGACCATGATGACCGGGATGACGGGGACCTTCGCCTCGAGCGCCATCCGGGCGATGCCGGTGCGGCCGCGGTAGAGCTTGCCGTCGGGGCTGCGGGTGCCCTCCGGATAGATGCCGAGCAGGTCGCCCCCGCCGAGGACCTGGAGGCCGGTGTTCAGGGAGGCCTCCGAGGCCTTGCCACCGGAGCGGTCGATGGGGATCTGGCCCGTCGCCTTCATGAAGAAGCGGGTGGACCACCCCTTGAGGCCGCGTCCGGTGAAGTAGTCGCTCTTCGCGAGGAACGACATCGACCGATCGATCACGAGGGGCAGGAAGATCGAGTCCGCGAAGGAGAGATGGTTGCTGGCGAGGATCGCCGCCCCGGTCGCGGGCACGTTCTTCCGCCCCACGATCCAGGGGCGGAACACGGCCTTGACCACGGGGCCGATCACGACGTACTTCATCAGCCAGTAGAACATCGAGGTGAAGTCTAGCGCCGCGATGCACATCGCCTCACGTTTCTCGTCTCTCGACCCGGGAAGCGACTGAGTTTCACCCTGACCGCGACCCGGTGCCATGCCCTAGACTCGGACCAACGCCCGTGCCCGACCGGTACCGAAGGAGCTGCCGTGGTCCAGTTTGAAGTCCCCGCGATCGTCCCCGCCGATCCCGACGCGAACGTCGCCGACCTGCTTGCGAAGCGCGTCGAGGCGACTCCCGACCGGGCGTTGTTCTCCGTCCCGCAGGGCGACGGGTGGCGCGACATCTCCGCCACCGACTTCGAGACCGCCGTGATCGCGCTCGCGAAGGGCTTCGCCGCCGCGGGCATCCAGCCGGGCGAGAAAGTGGGCTTCCTCGCCCGCACCACCTACGAGTGGAGCCTCGTCGACTTCGCCCTCTTCTACGCCGGTGCGGTGATGGTGCCGATCTACGAGACGAGCTCGCCGTCGCAGATCCAGTGGATCCTCGAGGACTCCGGCGCGATCGCGCTCCTCGTCGAGTCACCGGAGCACTTCGCCCGCGTCGACGAGGTGCGCGGCGACCTGCCGCTGCTCCGGGAGGTCTGGCAGCTGCATCTGGGCGCCATCGACACGCTCACCGCGCAGGGAGCCTCGGTCTCCGATGACGAGATCCAGCGTCGCCGGAACCTCGCCGTCGGCTCGGACATCGCGACCCTCATCTACACCTCGGGCTCCACCGGACGACCCAAGGGATGCGTGCTCACGCACAGCAACTTCGTCGAGCTGTCCCGCAACTCCGCGAAGGCCCTCGACGAGGTCGTGCAGACCCCCGGCTCCTCCACCCTGCTCTTCATCACGACGGCGCACGTCTTCGCGCGCTTCATCTCCATCCTCAACGTGCACGCCGGGGTGCGCACCGGCCACCAGCCCGACACGCGTCAGCTGCTGCCGGCCCTCGGCTCGTTCAAGCCCACCTTCCTCCTCGCGGTCCCCCGCGTGTTCGAGAAGGTCTACAACTCCGCCGAGCAGAAGGCCGAGGCGGGTGGCAAGGGCAAGATCTTCCGCGCCGCGGCCGACGTCGCGATCGAGCACTCCCGGCTGCTGGAGGAGGGCAAGAAGATCCCGTTCGGCACGAAGCTGAAGTTCGCGCTCTTCAACAAGCTCGTCTACTCCAAGCTCCGTGAGGCCATGGGCGGCAACGTCGTCTACGCGGTGTCGGGCTCCGCTCCCCTGGGCGCGCGCCTCGGCCACTTCTTCCACAGCCTCGGCGTGGTGATCCTCGAGGGTTACGGTCTGACCGAGACGACGGCGCCCGCGACGGTGAACCTCGCCTCGAAGTCGAAGATCGGCACGGTCGGCCCCGCCCTCCCCGGCGTCGGGGTGCGTCTCGCCGACGACGGCGAGATCGAGGTGCGGGGCATCAACGTGTTCAAGGAGTACTGGAACAACCCGGAGGCCACCGCCGAGGCGTTCAGCGACGGCGGCTGGTTCCACACCGGCGACATCGGCAGCTTCGACGCCGACGGATTCCTCACGATCACCGGGCGCAAGAAGGAGATCATCGTCACGGCGGGCGGCAAGAACGTCGCCCCGGCCGCCCTCGAGGACCCGATCCGCGCGAACCCGATCGTGGGGCAGGTCGTCGTCGTCGGCGACCAGCGTCCGTTCATCTCGGCACTCGTCACCCTCGACCCGGAGATGCTGCCGACCTGGCTCGCGAACA includes:
- a CDS encoding lysophospholipid acyltransferase family protein, with protein sequence MFYWLMKYVVIGPVVKAVFRPWIVGRKNVPATGAAILASNHLSFADSIFLPLVIDRSMSFLAKSDYFTGRGLKGWSTRFFMKATGQIPIDRSGGKASEASLNTGLQVLGGGDLLGIYPEGTRSPDGKLYRGRTGIARMALEAKVPVIPVIMVDTDTAMPIGRRIPRVMRVGIVIGEPLDFSRYAGMENDRYILRSVTDEIMVALQRLGQQEYEDVYASTVKDRLPARVT
- a CDS encoding AMP-dependent synthetase/ligase encodes the protein MVQFEVPAIVPADPDANVADLLAKRVEATPDRALFSVPQGDGWRDISATDFETAVIALAKGFAAAGIQPGEKVGFLARTTYEWSLVDFALFYAGAVMVPIYETSSPSQIQWILEDSGAIALLVESPEHFARVDEVRGDLPLLREVWQLHLGAIDTLTAQGASVSDDEIQRRRNLAVGSDIATLIYTSGSTGRPKGCVLTHSNFVELSRNSAKALDEVVQTPGSSTLLFITTAHVFARFISILNVHAGVRTGHQPDTRQLLPALGSFKPTFLLAVPRVFEKVYNSAEQKAEAGGKGKIFRAAADVAIEHSRLLEEGKKIPFGTKLKFALFNKLVYSKLREAMGGNVVYAVSGSAPLGARLGHFFHSLGVVILEGYGLTETTAPATVNLASKSKIGTVGPALPGVGVRLADDGEIEVRGINVFKEYWNNPEATAEAFSDGGWFHTGDIGSFDADGFLTITGRKKEIIVTAGGKNVAPAALEDPIRANPIVGQVVVVGDQRPFISALVTLDPEMLPTWLANNGLDEKMTLAEASTNPQVRAEVQRAVDAANERVSRAESIRKFTILDSEWTEASGHLTPKLSIKRNIIMNDFADEISAIYDEPVATTNVAIGG